The nucleotide sequence GAACTTACTTCGGAGGTGGTGTTTATCGCTCAACAGATAACGGAAATAGCTGGACTCAAATTAATAACGGACTGACTTGTACAAATATCTGGTCGTTGGTAATAAATTCAGAAAATGTTCTATTCGCGGGAACTGCTGGTTGCGGATCAGGTGTATTCCGTTCAACTGATAACGGAGAGAATTGGGTTCTTCTGAATAATGGTTTAACTTCGACTGATATTGCTTCATTGGTAATTGATTCCGATAATAATATTTACGCCGGAACGATGAGTCAGATGGGTTCAGGTGGAGGCGTTTTTCGTTCGACTGATAATGGTAATACCTGGTCTGAAGTAAACAACGGTTTAACTAATTATGATATCAATGCTCTTGTATCAAATACTTATGAACTTGGTGATAATGTTTTTGCAGGAACTCCAAATGGTGTATTTCAATCTTCTGATAATGGAATGAACTGGTTTGAACTGCCTGATGGATTAACAACAAAAGATGTTCGAAGTTTATCATCAAGCTGGAATGGTTATTTATATGCGGGAACGGTCGGTGGTGGTGTTTTTAGAAGCACTGCTTCGACAACATCAGTTGAAAATGAAAATATAAATCCTTCATTATTTATTTTATATCAGAATTATCCGAACCCGTTTAATCCGAGTACAACAATCAGATATTCAATTCCGGTCTCCCGAAATTCCTCCAAAGGCGAGACTTTCGTAACACTGAAAGTTTATGATGTTTTAGGAAATGAAATCACGACATTGATTAACGAGGAAAAATCTGCTGGTAACTATGAAATTCAATTTGACGCTACCGATATCCCAAGCGGCGTATATTTTTATACTTTACGTACCGAAGAATTTACTCAAACCAGAAAGTTGGTTTTATTAAAATAAAATTGTTAAGGATTGGTTGACGATCATAATTAAACCCGATTTCAACCATCGGGTTTATTTTTTGTGCGAACTAAAATTTTCTGTTTTTACAAATTCTATTCTTTTGTTTTGCATGACATTAATATATTTTTAAGTGCTTCAATAATAAAATCTCTTTCAAAATAGTAAAATAAATCGGAGGTACTCTATGAAAATGTTACAAGAATTTAAACAATTCGCTATGCGTGGAAATGTACTGGATATGGCAATTGGTATCATTATCGGCGCGGCATTTGGGAAAATCGTTTCATCATTTGTTGCGGATGTGATAATGCCGCCAATTGGGTTATTGCTTGGCGGTGTTGATTTTTCAAGTCTTTCAATCACTTTAAAACAGGGTTCTGAAGGTGTAGCTCCTGTCATGCTGAAGTACGGGGTTTTCATCAACACAATTATTGATTTTATAATTATTGCATTCGCAATATTTATGGTTGTGAAAGCAATAAATTCGATGAAGAAAAAGGAAGAAGAAAAACCAGCAGCACCTCCAGCACCAACTAAAGAAGAAATTCTTCTTACAGAAATCAGAGATGAATTGAGGAAAAAATAAACTATATTTTTATCTTTGAGCCACGGATTAACCGTGGCTTTTTATTTTTAAAATGTTTGTGTTATGAAATTTAATTTGGTCATCTCTCTGCTATTTTTATCCTTACTCATTTCTTGCGGCAGAAAAGAATATACTGAGCAAGGCATACTTGAAATTAAAAATGAAATTGATTCATTACTTTACAACCCCGAAGCTGAAGAACATTTTAACTGGGGTTCTTCTGATGCCTATTCAAACTTCAGAGCTTATTTTAATGGGTCAAAACTAATTTTTATCAATGAAGATTTCCACTACAGAGAACCCGGAGAATCATTCAACAGGTATTATTTCAAAGATGGCAAAATGCTCTACTTTGTGGGCAGAGAATTAACTTATATGCCGGATAAACAATTTAAAAATGTTGAACTAATGGTTGATCCCGATGGCGATGTAATTGCGTACGATTATGTAATTAATGGTCAAAGGACAGGACTCGACGGTGATGATTCAAAAAAAATTATTAAGCATTCGCAGGAGTTAGAACGAATAGTATCTCAAAGGTCCAAGATTATCAGAAACTGAATTATGGATTATAATAGTCTGAGCAATGAATAGAATATTCTGGTTGCAAAAGGCTTTTCTGCTTCAACTGAAATTATTCGCTTTATATCATATCCTCTTCCGGATTTAATTGAACCGAGGTCTTCATCACAAATTACGATTCAAATATTTGAATCACTGACCTCAAAAAGATTTTACCTTACTGTATCTTGCCTGCCGAAAAGGTGCAGTAACAATTCAAATCGTAAAGAAACCAGGATTCTATTGTATCTGAGAAAGTTCTGATGGACTTAAAATTATTTATCCGGATCAAAGCGAATTATTTTTTGATTATGTTAAGAAGCAGGAAGAAGAATGTGCGATTATTGAAAATGATATTACGGGCTGAATTTGCTGTATAGGAAAAAAAAGTGCAGATCAATCAGTAAGATAATACCGCACACCAAAAGTATAATTCATAGCGCTCATATTTCCTGATCTGTATTCAGCATCGCTTTTAGCAAAGTTATATTGAGCTTCCGCGAATGTTGAAAAGTTGCTGTCATCCCAGTTTTTTTCTGCGATGAGTCCACCAAAAGCACCCCAGATATTTTCATT is from Ignavibacteriota bacterium and encodes:
- the mscL gene encoding large-conductance mechanosensitive channel protein MscL encodes the protein MKMLQEFKQFAMRGNVLDMAIGIIIGAAFGKIVSSFVADVIMPPIGLLLGGVDFSSLSITLKQGSEGVAPVMLKYGVFINTIIDFIIIAFAIFMVVKAINSMKKKEEEKPAAPPAPTKEEILLTEIRDELRKK